A region of Fibrobacter succinogenes subsp. succinogenes S85 DNA encodes the following proteins:
- the proC gene encoding pyrroline-5-carboxylate reductase — translation MNTTIFFAGTGNMGGAILRGLLNAGTDAKNIFFFDPSDKAAEAVSALGCVRVKSFAEGIEKANVTFLCVKPQIFKLVAAEWKAAASALKSEKTFISIMAGVARKSLIEVLGEKNQVLRVMPNLPLTVGKGSVGLATDGVSEETLKLAEEIFGNIGVTCRVAESLIDAVTGLSGSAPAYVFEFIEGLTRGGVKAGLTRDVALKLALGTIEGSVELVKQSGKSPSDLCAMVCSPAGTTIAGIDALEEGAFRSTLIKAVVAGTNRSKELGK, via the coding sequence ATGAACACAACGATTTTCTTTGCCGGTACTGGTAACATGGGCGGAGCCATCCTCCGCGGTCTTTTGAACGCAGGCACAGACGCCAAGAACATTTTCTTCTTTGACCCAAGCGACAAGGCTGCCGAAGCTGTGAGCGCCCTCGGTTGCGTCCGCGTCAAGAGCTTTGCCGAAGGCATTGAAAAGGCTAACGTCACGTTCCTCTGCGTCAAGCCGCAGATTTTCAAGCTCGTCGCCGCCGAATGGAAGGCTGCAGCATCCGCACTCAAGAGCGAAAAGACGTTCATCAGCATCATGGCCGGTGTCGCCCGCAAGAGCCTCATCGAAGTGCTCGGTGAAAAGAACCAGGTGCTCCGCGTGATGCCGAACTTGCCACTCACTGTTGGCAAGGGCTCCGTTGGCCTCGCCACCGACGGCGTCTCCGAAGAAACGCTCAAGCTCGCCGAAGAAATCTTTGGCAACATCGGCGTGACCTGCCGCGTTGCAGAATCCCTCATTGACGCCGTGACCGGACTTTCCGGCAGCGCCCCGGCATACGTCTTTGAATTCATCGAAGGCCTTACCCGCGGTGGCGTGAAGGCAGGCCTCACCCGCGATGTCGCTTTGAAGCTCGCTCTCGGCACCATTGAAGGCAGCGTCGAACTCGTGAAGCAGTCCGGCAAGAGCCCGAGCGACCTCTGCGCTATGGTTTGCTCTCCGGCAGGCACAACCATCGCAGGCATCGACGCCCTCGAAGAAGGCGCATTCCGCAGCACGCTTATCAAGGCTGTTGTCGCCGGCACGAACCGCAGCAAGGAATTGGGAAAATAG
- the rho gene encoding transcription termination factor Rho, with product MPRTPKNQNLEQNTQTQSLTDLVYPESTGIPVPEYLGTVDKLPDNTEEVPQPKRRGRKPNPKTKARKEPALEQNVQAETEPEFQEKKQPVDGIAAAEKRLAEQYGVANIDAIAEPIYTGEQNYKPAESTEENAFVSENTSEAVIPQNGDMAQAQAENQGEVATDQNADPNAQQQGEAQAQNGEGQDDRRFNNQNGKFNKFNKNNKFNKNNRNNRNFQQQEEFVDDSATLPAPGSEAILKAKENWLKFRKLSMSELQELAVQKEVDFRRMRKQSLNYILQSLENEGNIIYTEGVLEVTPQGHGFLRMPDQNYQTSADDVYVSQNLIRKFNLKIGDTIEGLVRTPRDQDKYFSMRRIDRVNFEEPDKMRRRVAFEYLTPIHPEEKIHLEWNETEYSTRIMDLFSPIGKGQRSIILAPPRTGKTVLLQNVTRAIAKNHPEIILITLLIDERPEEVTEMRDIITDIKEKAAEKGIEIKAEVVASTFDEPPEHHTRVANMVLEKAKRLVESQKDVVILLDSITRFARANNVVIPHSGKILSGGVDANAMQFPKKFFGAARKIQDKIRTVKNEDGTISEEVQKNGSLTIIGTALIETGSRMDEVIFEEFKGTGNMELVLDRRIAEKRIWPAIDVFKSGTRKEERLLTLLEQNAAWNFRRGSQNETETGIMENLLKLMSKLKTNAELLAVLSKPKV from the coding sequence GTGCCAAGAACGCCTAAAAATCAGAATTTAGAACAAAATACACAAACCCAGTCTTTGACGGATCTCGTTTACCCCGAAAGCACAGGCATCCCTGTTCCCGAATATTTAGGAACGGTTGACAAACTGCCGGACAACACCGAAGAAGTTCCTCAACCTAAGCGCCGAGGCAGAAAACCAAATCCTAAGACGAAGGCACGCAAAGAACCTGCTTTAGAACAGAACGTCCAAGCCGAAACCGAACCAGAATTTCAAGAAAAGAAGCAGCCGGTTGATGGCATTGCCGCCGCCGAAAAGCGCCTCGCCGAACAGTACGGTGTAGCAAACATCGATGCAATTGCAGAACCGATTTACACCGGCGAACAGAACTACAAACCAGCCGAATCTACCGAAGAAAACGCATTCGTAAGCGAAAACACCAGCGAAGCCGTTATCCCGCAGAATGGCGATATGGCTCAGGCTCAAGCAGAAAACCAAGGTGAAGTTGCCACCGATCAAAATGCAGATCCGAACGCCCAGCAGCAAGGTGAAGCCCAGGCTCAGAACGGCGAAGGTCAAGATGACCGCCGCTTCAATAACCAGAACGGTAAATTCAACAAGTTCAATAAGAACAACAAGTTCAACAAGAACAACCGCAACAACCGCAATTTCCAGCAGCAAGAAGAATTTGTCGACGACTCTGCAACGCTCCCGGCACCGGGTTCCGAAGCTATTTTAAAGGCAAAGGAAAACTGGCTCAAGTTCCGCAAGCTCTCCATGAGCGAACTCCAGGAACTCGCCGTGCAAAAGGAAGTGGACTTCCGCAGAATGAGGAAACAGTCCCTCAACTACATATTGCAGAGCCTCGAAAACGAAGGCAATATAATTTATACGGAAGGCGTTCTTGAAGTGACACCGCAGGGCCACGGATTCCTCCGCATGCCGGATCAGAACTACCAGACCAGCGCCGACGACGTTTACGTGAGCCAAAACCTTATCCGTAAATTCAACCTCAAGATTGGCGATACGATTGAAGGTCTTGTCCGCACACCTCGCGATCAAGACAAGTACTTCTCCATGCGCCGCATCGACCGCGTGAACTTTGAAGAACCGGACAAGATGCGCCGCCGCGTTGCTTTTGAATATTTAACACCGATCCACCCGGAAGAAAAGATCCACCTTGAATGGAACGAAACGGAATACAGCACCCGTATCATGGACTTGTTCTCCCCGATCGGTAAGGGCCAGCGCAGTATCATCCTCGCTCCTCCGCGTACCGGTAAGACCGTTCTCCTGCAGAACGTGACCCGCGCTATTGCAAAGAACCATCCTGAAATCATCCTCATCACGCTCCTCATCGACGAACGCCCGGAAGAAGTCACGGAAATGCGCGACATCATCACGGACATCAAGGAAAAGGCAGCAGAAAAGGGAATTGAAATCAAGGCTGAAGTTGTCGCATCTACTTTCGATGAACCACCTGAGCACCACACCCGCGTCGCCAACATGGTTTTGGAAAAGGCAAAGCGCCTCGTCGAAAGCCAGAAGGACGTCGTAATTTTGCTTGACTCCATCACGCGTTTCGCCCGAGCAAACAACGTTGTGATTCCGCACTCCGGCAAGATTTTGTCTGGCGGTGTGGACGCAAACGCCATGCAGTTCCCGAAGAAATTCTTCGGTGCCGCCCGTAAGATTCAGGACAAGATTCGCACCGTCAAGAATGAAGACGGCACAATTAGCGAAGAAGTCCAGAAGAACGGTTCCCTCACTATCATCGGTACAGCTCTTATCGAAACGGGCAGCCGCATGGACGAAGTAATTTTCGAAGAATTCAAGGGCACCGGCAACATGGAACTCGTGCTTGACCGCCGCATCGCCGAAAAGCGCATTTGGCCCGCCATTGACGTGTTCAAGTCTGGCACCCGTAAGGAAGAACGCTTGCTCACGCTCCTTGAACAGAATGCCGCCTGGAACTTCAGACGCGGTAGCCAGAACGAGACGGAAACAGGCATCATGGAGAACCTGCTCAAGCTCATGAGCAAGCTCAAGACAAACGCAGAACTCCTCGCCGTTCTCTCCAAACCGAAAGTCTAA
- the folK gene encoding 2-amino-4-hydroxy-6-hydroxymethyldihydropteridine diphosphokinase: MDSLNRVYIALGSNLPDRSAHLKAGRDMLHRVSAGGWVESPIYETPPVGPEGQGPYFNQVVSFWYDGDPIKLLYYLKGSELILGRKDRGHWNSREVDLDLLFFGREVCEGRPTIPHSQIYNRQFVLVPLCDIAPDWVDPKTNKTVKDLLSDLLAKEEKIPFRVIEGEEP; encoded by the coding sequence GTGGATTCTTTAAATAGAGTATATATAGCACTCGGAAGCAATCTTCCAGACCGATCGGCCCACTTGAAAGCCGGGAGGGACATGCTTCACCGCGTGAGCGCGGGTGGCTGGGTCGAAAGCCCGATTTACGAGACTCCTCCAGTCGGACCGGAGGGGCAGGGGCCATATTTTAACCAGGTTGTGAGCTTCTGGTACGATGGTGATCCGATAAAGCTACTCTATTATTTAAAAGGCTCCGAGCTTATTCTTGGGCGCAAGGACCGCGGTCACTGGAATTCCAGAGAAGTGGATTTAGATTTGCTGTTCTTTGGACGTGAAGTTTGTGAAGGGCGCCCGACGATTCCTCATTCGCAGATTTACAACCGCCAGTTCGTTCTCGTGCCTCTTTGCGACATCGCTCCGGACTGGGTGGACCCGAAGACGAACAAGACCGTGAAGGACTTGCTTTCGGATTTGCTCGCGAAAGAAGAAAAGATTCCGTTCCGCGTCATTGAAGGGGAGGAACCCTGA
- a CDS encoding deoxynucleoside kinase, giving the protein MLADKNIHFMAIEGVIGVGKTSLCRAISERWNAMFIEENFAENPFLPKFYENRAAYAFQTQLFFLLDRFKQLQNSALQSDLFHDLLVSDYTFDKDRIFASQNLTENEMTMYDQVSNALVHDIRKPDYVVYLQASVSTLLQRIRGRGRAMEKSIDGNYLSDLQDRYDHHFWHYTDAPVLIINTDNIDFVHNESHLQIVLNAIASCPSQTTYFVPEGN; this is encoded by the coding sequence ATGCTTGCTGACAAGAACATTCATTTTATGGCGATCGAAGGCGTCATTGGCGTAGGAAAGACATCGCTTTGCCGAGCCATTAGTGAACGCTGGAACGCAATGTTCATCGAAGAGAACTTTGCCGAAAACCCGTTCCTCCCGAAGTTCTATGAGAATCGTGCGGCATACGCTTTCCAGACGCAGCTTTTCTTTTTGCTAGACCGCTTTAAGCAGCTTCAGAATTCTGCCTTGCAGAGCGACCTCTTCCACGATTTGTTGGTGAGCGACTATACGTTTGACAAAGACCGCATCTTTGCTTCGCAGAACCTCACGGAAAATGAAATGACGATGTACGACCAGGTGTCGAACGCCTTGGTCCATGATATCCGCAAGCCGGATTACGTTGTCTATTTACAGGCAAGCGTCTCTACACTTTTACAACGCATCAGGGGCCGTGGCCGTGCCATGGAAAAGTCCATTGACGGCAACTACCTGAGCGACTTGCAGGACCGTTATGACCATCATTTTTGGCATTATACCGACGCTCCTGTGCTCATAATCAATACTGATAATATCGATTTTGTCCATAACGAAAGCCATTTGCAAATTGTGCTGAACGCGATTGCGTCCTGCCCGAGTCAAACGACTTATTTTGTTCCAGAAGGTAACTAA
- the panC gene encoding pantoate--beta-alanine ligase: MQIIKSIDSLRQTLAPLAKEGKRIGLVPTMGALHEGHGALIKASVSECDVTVVSVFLNPIQFGKNEDLDKYPKRLEADAKLAESIGADFVFAPSVEEMYPDGDPMTLVRDEALEGMYCGAYRPGHFRGVLTVVSKLFLISGANDAYFGEKDYQQVFLIERMVKDLNFNIKIHRVKIVREESGLARSSRNEYLTDEERAQALGIYNGLKAAHDAYAAGERCVTKIRDIVVKSIVAARGAVQYVEVASQKNLQKCNGVLAADEKAVILVAAFFGKTRLIDNIELN; this comes from the coding sequence ATGCAGATAATTAAGTCTATCGATTCCCTACGTCAAACGCTTGCTCCTCTTGCGAAGGAAGGGAAAAGAATCGGTCTCGTTCCAACGATGGGGGCTCTCCATGAAGGTCATGGCGCTCTTATCAAGGCATCCGTGAGCGAATGCGATGTGACTGTTGTAAGTGTATTTCTGAACCCGATCCAGTTTGGTAAAAACGAAGACCTGGACAAGTATCCGAAGCGCCTGGAAGCTGATGCGAAGCTTGCTGAATCCATTGGTGCCGATTTCGTTTTTGCCCCGTCCGTTGAAGAAATGTACCCCGATGGCGACCCGATGACGCTTGTCCGTGATGAAGCTCTCGAAGGCATGTACTGCGGCGCTTACCGTCCGGGACATTTCCGTGGCGTCTTGACGGTTGTTTCCAAGCTGTTCCTCATTTCTGGTGCAAACGACGCCTACTTTGGCGAAAAGGATTACCAGCAGGTTTTCTTGATCGAAAGAATGGTGAAGGACTTGAACTTTAATATCAAGATTCATCGCGTGAAGATTGTGCGTGAAGAAAGCGGCCTTGCCCGCTCTAGCCGTAACGAATACTTGACGGACGAAGAACGCGCTCAGGCTCTCGGCATCTACAACGGCTTGAAGGCCGCTCATGATGCTTATGCCGCAGGCGAACGTTGCGTCACTAAGATTCGCGATATCGTCGTGAAGTCGATTGTGGCTGCTCGCGGTGCAGTGCAGTATGTGGAAGTCGCGAGCCAAAAGAACTTGCAGAAGTGCAATGGCGTGCTTGCTGCCGATGAAAAGGCGGTGATTCTTGTTGCCGCCTTCTTCGGAAAGACCCGCCTTATCGACAATATCGAGCTTAATTAG
- a CDS encoding CHASE2 domain-containing protein, whose protein sequence is MLTLIFGNSQNNYIAESAENIFYDQFFKWTTEVIDSTGEKDGVIMESTPYNDQNIIIADIDEKSLLKFGHYYNWDRSIHAKVIENLGEGGAAAIAFDILFKDADFGKRKGEQCQEILKQLDPDTSHVKLFTQIHSYYNYDSMLVEATRNSNICIVSFLLNDTTHYRNKSDWYNLSTWERAKEVGFSSTFELNQADKPQEIESRPLLDNVFPELANAGTRVGAVNAYPDNDGTIRRINLLYKFPRVKEDKLAPQRIYGALSLMTILHLFHKDPKDIQIKMGKYIDIGKPFGIYRDSVGEYHTTFPNFTYPMFLSLRDKMKQIKESGVQKASQVETSYKTSVSRNNDGQIVFNIFVEENQHLSATLSNVLRKLPENIFDKLKTSESVELDSGFTMTKSDETEGVYVIKNEDDDENYITPSVLKTIHLNEYAYKDLKIGEHKHLSRSMDISYDKAKNKWSASIHFFTNQILQDISNASDQQIASIKPGEELRFGPYKRIPINDHGRFLIKYKGRFNDLKPETRAFKHISYYDIYRDHKNLDQYAGKTVILGSSVSALFDIVNGPHEENIPAILVHANIIKNVLEDDYMTILNENYQRIAVIVLAIICMLIGVYFRSFVSLILTIGIAVLYTLFAYICFKHNIYIGVSKQLLAIITPNIIAMVVQAYFENKEKKFIESSFKQYISPELIDEMVAEGNMPELGGEESNITAYFTDIQGFSTFSEKIGSASKLVELLNEYLTAMTDVLTTKNKGTLDKYEGDAIIAFFGAPMKYDDHARRACNTALDMQSELLRLRKKWFSEGNKWPDVVHNMHMRIGINTGNIVTGNMGSTMRKNYTMMGDEVNLAARLESAAKQYGAYIHVCKNTIDQLTEQNINNQYIYRSLDIIRVVGKDEPVETFELLAYASDANALVLKKLCELWKEARAAYLDMQWDKAIALFTQCLDFEPHLPERDPGSKTCPSQVYIKRCMAYKQNPPAHAGEKWDGIFTATEK, encoded by the coding sequence TTGCTCACTCTCATCTTCGGTAACTCGCAAAACAACTATATCGCAGAATCGGCAGAAAATATATTCTACGACCAATTTTTCAAGTGGACAACCGAAGTCATTGACTCCACCGGTGAAAAAGACGGCGTCATCATGGAGAGTACGCCCTACAACGACCAGAACATCATCATCGCCGATATTGACGAAAAGTCGCTGTTAAAGTTCGGACACTACTATAACTGGGACAGATCCATCCACGCCAAGGTTATCGAGAACTTGGGAGAGGGTGGCGCTGCGGCAATCGCATTTGATATTCTGTTCAAGGATGCCGACTTCGGAAAAAGAAAGGGAGAACAGTGCCAGGAAATTCTAAAGCAGCTTGACCCCGACACAAGCCATGTCAAATTGTTCACCCAAATCCATTCCTATTACAACTACGACTCCATGCTCGTAGAAGCGACGCGAAACTCCAACATCTGCATCGTCAGTTTTTTGCTGAACGACACCACGCACTACAGGAACAAAAGCGACTGGTACAACCTCAGCACCTGGGAACGCGCCAAAGAAGTCGGCTTTTCATCAACGTTTGAGTTGAACCAGGCCGACAAGCCACAGGAAATTGAATCAAGACCACTGCTTGACAACGTTTTCCCAGAACTCGCCAATGCCGGGACTCGCGTTGGCGCTGTAAACGCCTATCCAGACAATGATGGCACCATACGCAGAATCAACCTTTTGTACAAGTTCCCGCGCGTCAAGGAAGACAAACTTGCTCCGCAGCGCATTTACGGTGCGCTCTCGCTGATGACCATTTTGCACCTGTTCCACAAGGATCCGAAAGACATCCAAATTAAAATGGGAAAGTACATCGACATCGGCAAGCCCTTCGGCATTTACCGAGACTCTGTAGGCGAATACCACACGACTTTCCCGAATTTCACCTACCCCATGTTCCTCTCGCTACGAGATAAAATGAAACAAATCAAGGAAAGCGGGGTACAAAAAGCAAGCCAGGTTGAAACTTCATACAAGACTAGCGTTAGCCGTAACAATGACGGACAAATCGTTTTCAACATTTTCGTCGAAGAAAATCAGCACCTGAGTGCAACGCTTTCTAACGTTCTACGAAAGCTTCCCGAAAACATCTTTGACAAACTCAAAACTAGCGAATCCGTCGAACTGGATAGCGGTTTTACCATGACCAAAAGCGACGAGACCGAAGGCGTTTACGTCATCAAGAATGAAGACGATGATGAAAACTATATTACGCCCAGCGTTCTCAAGACCATCCACTTAAACGAATACGCCTATAAGGACCTGAAAATAGGAGAACACAAGCACCTCTCCCGCAGCATGGACATCAGCTACGACAAGGCCAAAAACAAATGGTCCGCCTCCATCCACTTTTTCACAAACCAGATTCTGCAAGATATCTCTAACGCAAGCGACCAACAAATTGCAAGCATCAAGCCCGGCGAAGAATTGCGTTTCGGCCCGTACAAGAGAATTCCCATCAATGACCACGGGCGATTCCTAATCAAGTACAAAGGCCGTTTCAACGATCTCAAGCCAGAAACAAGAGCGTTCAAGCACATTTCGTACTACGACATTTACAGAGACCACAAGAATCTTGACCAATATGCCGGGAAAACGGTCATTCTCGGGTCTTCTGTTTCGGCGCTTTTCGATATTGTGAACGGTCCGCACGAAGAAAACATCCCCGCCATCCTCGTCCACGCAAACATCATCAAGAACGTCCTTGAGGACGACTACATGACAATCCTCAATGAAAATTACCAGCGCATCGCAGTCATTGTGCTAGCCATCATTTGCATGCTCATCGGGGTTTATTTCAGGAGTTTTGTTTCGCTAATTTTGACAATCGGCATAGCCGTTCTATACACGCTCTTCGCCTACATTTGTTTCAAGCACAATATTTATATCGGCGTTTCCAAGCAACTCCTCGCCATTATCACACCGAACATCATTGCAATGGTCGTTCAGGCGTACTTCGAAAACAAAGAAAAGAAATTCATCGAAAGTTCCTTCAAACAATACATCTCGCCAGAACTGATTGATGAAATGGTGGCAGAAGGTAACATGCCGGAACTCGGCGGCGAAGAATCCAACATCACGGCCTACTTCACCGACATCCAGGGATTTTCGACATTCTCCGAAAAAATCGGAAGCGCAAGCAAGCTCGTTGAACTTTTGAACGAATACCTGACCGCAATGACCGACGTCTTGACGACCAAGAACAAAGGAACGCTTGACAAGTACGAAGGCGATGCCATTATCGCATTCTTTGGCGCCCCGATGAAATACGACGACCACGCCAGACGCGCTTGCAACACGGCACTTGACATGCAAAGCGAGCTTTTAAGGTTACGCAAAAAGTGGTTCAGCGAAGGCAATAAATGGCCGGATGTCGTTCACAACATGCACATGCGAATCGGTATCAACACAGGTAATATCGTGACCGGAAACATGGGTTCTACCATGCGCAAGAACTACACCATGATGGGCGATGAAGTGAACCTTGCCGCACGACTTGAAAGTGCTGCCAAGCAATACGGGGCGTACATTCACGTCTGCAAGAACACCATTGACCAGCTTACCGAACAGAATATCAATAACCAGTACATTTACCGTTCGCTCGACATTATCCGCGTTGTCGGCAAGGACGAACCGGTCGAAACGTTTGAACTGCTCGCTTACGCAAGCGACGCCAACGCACTCGTTTTAAAAAAGCTCTGCGAACTCTGGAAAGAGGCCCGAGCCGCTTACCTCGATATGCAATGGGACAAGGCTATTGCGCTATTCACGCAATGTCTGGATTTCGAGCCGCACCTGCCTGAACGCGATCCGGGCAGCAAGACATGCCCAAGCCAGGTCTACATCAAGCGCTGCATGGCCTATAAACAAAATCCGCCCGCTCACGCAGGCGAAAAATGGGACGGAATCTTTACCGCTACGGAGAAGTAG